The genomic stretch GCAAGGGAAACCTCCCTTAAGGAATGCTACTTTCGCGCAAGCGCCTCGAGAAACTCCTCGTGAGTCAGGCATGCGCCAGGATCAAGGTCCATTTCCTCCGAACGACGGTAGGCCTCGGCCAAGTCCTCATCGTCCTCTATGGGGCTTGCCATGGCAGAAGATTGATCCGGTTGCGCCGCGAATTCAAGCCGAGGAACCTCACGCCGTCGCCGCCAGTTTCGGAATCGCCGCCAGCAGCTTCTTCGTGTAGGCGTTCTGCGGATTCGCGAAAAGCGCTTCGGCCTCGCCTTCCTCGACGATTTTTCCCTTGTACATCACCACGATGCGGTCGGCCAGGTAGCGCACGACGCCGAGGTCGTGGGTGATGAAAATCATCGTCAGTCCCAGCTCGGCGCGCAGTTTTTTGAGCAGATTCAGGATTTGCGACTGGATCGAGACGTCGAGCGCGGACACCGGTTCGTCCGCGATCACCAGCTTCGGTTCCGGAGCCAGGGCCCGGGCGATAGCGATGCGCTGGCGCTGGCCGCCGGAGAATTCGTGCGGGTATTTCTTCTGGAAACGCGGGTCGAGACCCACGGTTTCCATCAGCTTGGCGACCCGGGCGGAAAGATCGGCCCCGCCCACATTCGGGTGCCGCTGCTTGATCGCCTCGGCCAGCGTCGCGAAAATCGTCATCCGCGGGTTCAGCGAGGCGTAGGGGTCCTGGAAGATCATCTGGAAGTCCAGCCGGCGCTTGCGGACCTCGGACGACGGCAGTTTCGCGAGGTCCTCGCCATTCATGATGATCGACCCGGCCGTCGGCCGCAGGAGCTGCATGACGGTGCGGGAAAGCGTGGACTTTCCGCAGCCGGATTCGCCGACCAGACCGAGAATTTCGCCCTTCTCGATCGACAGGCTGACCCCGTCCACCGCCTTGATCGTCTCCACGTGCGGGGAAAAGATCGAGCCGGCGCGCTTTTTGAAGTGGGTCTGCAGTTCGCGGATTTCGAGGTAGGCCACACGCCTTTCAAAGCATGACACAATCCGCCCGGCACGGAAAAAAGCATCGGAGTTGCGAGCGTCTTTGGCCTTGTAATTTTCCCCCGCTTGCCACGGCGGACCGGGGACGCCTATTTTTCCTCCCCGCCCATGTCTGACGTCCCGACCGAAGCTGCCGCGCAGCACATCGCCACCATTGCCAAGGAAACCGGCATCTCCGTGACCTCCGTCGCGTCCACTGCCAAGCTGCTCGCGGAAGGCGCGACGGTTCCTTTCATTTCCCGCTACCGCAAGGAGGCCACCGGATCGCTCGATGAAGTGCAGATTCAGGCCGTGCGCGACCGCATGGTGCAGCTTGCCGAACTCGATAGCCGCCGCGTTTCGATCATCAAGTCACTCGAGGAGCGCAACCTGCTCACCCCGGAACTGAAGAAGAAGATCGACGCCGCCAGCACCATGACGGTGCTGGAAGACATTTTCGCGCCCTTCCGCCCGAAGCGCGTCACTCGTGCGACGAAGGCGAAAGAAAAGGGCCTCGAGCCGCTCGCCGACTGGCTGCTCGCCAATCAGGGTGCCGAACCGGCCGACGAGGCCGCCAAATTCGTAAATGCCGAGAAGGAGGTCCCGGACGCCAATGACGCCCTCGCCGGAGCTCGCGACATCATCGCCGAGCGCGTGGCCGACGATGCCGCGCTGCGCGGCCGGGTCCGCCGGATTTACGAGGAAGAGGCGACCGTCGCCTCCAAGGTGATGTACGGAAAGGACACCGACGCCGAAGCCGCGAAGTTCCGCGACTACTTCGAGTGGAGCGAGCCCTTCAAATCCATCCCGTCCCACCGCATGCTGGCGATCCGACGCGGCGAGAAGGAAAGCTTCCTCATCATGCGGATCGAGGTTCCGCTGGAACGCGTCAGCCGCATCGCCGAGCCCGAATGGGTCACCGGCCGCGGCCCGGCTGCCGATCAGGTGAAGCTCGCCGTGGACGACGGTTGCAAGCGTCTGCTTATGCCCTCGATGGAGACCGAGATGCGCCTCGCTGGCAAGAAAGCCGCCGATGAAACCGCGATCCGCGTCTTCGCCGACAACCTCCGCGAGCTGCTGCTCGCCTCGCCACTCGGCCGCAAGCGCACCCTCGCCATCGACCCGGGCTTCCGCACCGGCTGCAAGACCGTGGTGCTCGATGCCCAGGGTGCGCTGCTTCATCACACCGTGCTCTACGCGACCGCGGGATCTAACAACCAGATGTATGAAGCCGCGGTAGAACTCGCCGGTCTTCTCACGAAATACAAGGTGGAAGCCATCGCGATCGGCAACGGCACCGCAGGCCGCGAGACCGAGGCCTTTGTGAAGAAGCTCAAGCTTCCGTCCGGCATCCCCGTCATCATGGTCAACGAGTCTGGTGCCTCGATCTACTCGGCCTCGGATGTTGCCCGCGAGGAGTTCCCCAACGAGGATCTCACCGTTCGTGGTGCCGTGTCCATCGGCCGCCGTCTGATGGATCCGCTCGCCGAACTGGTGAAGATCGACGCGAAGTCGATTGGCGTCGGCCAGTACCAGCACGATGTCGACCAGCGCGCGCTCAAGACCAGCCTCGATGACACCGTCATCAGTGCGGTGAACGCCGTCGGCGTGGAACTCAATACCGCGTCGAAGCAACTGCTCGCCTACGTCTCCGGCCTGAACGCTTCCCTTGCTGAAAATATCGTGGCCTTCCGCACCGAACACGGCGGCTTCTCCTCGCGCGATGAGTTGAAGAAGGTCCCGCGCCTCGGCGAGAAGGCCTTCGAACAGGCTGCCGGCTTCCTTCGCATCCGCGACAGCAAGCACCCGCTCGACGGCTCGTCGGTCCACCCGGAGCGCTATCCCTTGGTCGAGCGCATGGCTGCCGACGTCGGTTGCGAGGTCGCTGACTTGCTGACCAACGAGACGGCGCGCAAGAAGATCGACCTCAAGCAGTACGTCTCCGGTGACGTCGGATTGCCGACGCTCCAGGACATCTTCGCGGAACTCTCCAAGCCCGGCCGCGACCCGCGCGCGCAGTTCGAGCATTTCTCGTTCGCCGAGGGCGTCGAGAAGCCGTCCGACCTCAAGGCTGGGATGAAGCTGCCCGGCATCGTCACCAATGTCGCAGCCTTCGGAGCCTTCGTCGATGTGGGCGTCCACCAGGACGGCCTCGTTCACGTCAGCCAACTCGCCGACCACTTCATCCGTGATGCCAGCGAGGTCGTCAAAGTGGGCCAACGCGTCAACGTGACCGTCATGGAAGTCGATCTCCCGCGGAACCGCATCTCCCTCTCCATGAAGTCCAAGCCGGACATGGAGCCGCGCCGCGCCCCCGCAGGCGGCGGCGGTGGTGGCAATGATCGCGGCCCTCGTCCTGATCAGCGCCGCGACAACCGTCCGCAGCAGGGCGGGGGCGGTGGTGGCAATGACTGGTTCAGCCAGGCATTGGGTCAGGCGAAGAAGAAGTGAGCCTTTGGAGTGCGGTGGCTTGTCACCGCTTTCGAGCAGGCGACTTGTCGCCGTGAAGCACCCTTACGTCCGCCTTTCTTCCTCCTCGGCAAGCCTCGGTCGGGAAAGCTGCGACGAGTGGCAGCACTCCATACAGACTGCGAAATTCCACGTGCGAGAATCAGCACGTTTCTCTCATTCTCCACCGGATGAAGATCACCAAGGTATGCTGCCAAGGCTGCGGGGCGGATTTGCAGGTCGATGAGACGATCCGCTTCGCCACCTGCAACTACTGTCATGCCCGTCTCGAGATCGTCCATGATCCTACGGTGACGCACACGCGTCTGCTGGAGAACATCGGGCGGACGACCGAGCAGATGGCAGGGAACCTCCGGGTGATTGAGCTTCAGAATGACTTGGAGCGGCTTGACCGGGAGTGGGAGAATCGCCGGGAGAGCTTCATGGTGACAGGAAAGCACGGCCATCGTTCCTTGCCGAGCGAAGCAGGGAGCATCACTGGTGGAGTGATCGCAATCGTGGCAGGCGTCGTCTGGATGTCCTTTGCCGCCGGGATGGGTGCTCCGTTTCCGTTTCCCTTGTTTGGTCTGTTGTTCATCGGGTTCGCGATTTTCGGAATGATCAACGGCACCAGCAAGGCATCCGGCTATAGGGATGCAAAACGCTCATTTAATGAGCGGAGAAATAATCTTATCCGCCAAATCGAGGAGTCTCGTCGCAGCTGACCTACGAAGAAGCACGGAAGCCGGTATGGTTTTGACGAGTTGCACCGGAGGCCAAGGCCGTGCAAAGTAATGCAACGTGAAAACCCTCGCCCGATTTTTAATCCGTCACGCCTCCGGCCGCGACGCCACCCGGATCGCCGGAATTCAGGTCCGGTCCTGTCAGGCTGCCTGTCAGGGCTTGGTGCCTGAAACCAAGCTCCGGGAACTCGACGCATCGCGCCGGGCGTTGGAGTGGAAGGACATGCTGGGAACCCCTTGCCAGCAGACCGTATTGGTCGCGATGAGGGGCGACCGCATGGCCGGCTTCTGCACGCTGTCGCAGTCGCAGGATCCCGATGCGAGTTCCGCCACCGCCGAGATCAGTTCGTTCTTCGTCGATCCCCTTGCGTGGGGTCGTGGCGCCGGTCATGAGCTGGCGGAAGAAGTCATGGATCAGGCGAAACGCCGCGGTTATTCGCGGATCACCCAGTGGGTCATCGGCGCGAACGACCGGGCCAAGCGATTCTGCGAGAGCCTCGGCTTTGCTCCCGATGGATCGGAGAAAACCGAGGAGATCTCCGGCTGCCCGGTGCAAGAGTTGCGCTACTCCAAGGCCCTCTGATCCTCGGTCACTTCATTCTCGCTTCCAGGCGCGCGAATCCGCGCGAACCGAGCGGTGTGGCATTCCGCCAGACCGCTTCCAATTTTCCGGGTGCGACCGTGGTGGTGCCGTAAAGCGCCATCAGTCGTGCCGGACTCATGGCGGGCGTAGCGGAGGAGATTACCCTGTATTCCACATCCGCGGCGGCGATGTCGGCGGGGATAATCAGGCAGAAGTAGTCGGCCGTGACGCCGTTCACCGTCAGGCTGCGGATTTCGTGACGGGGGCCATCGCTGCCGGGGGTGAGCGGGTTGCTGCCGTTGAGGAATTCAATCAGGTTCGCGCGGCCGTCGCCATCGCTGTCGGTGCTTTGGGAGGTGGCCAGCAAGCCGCGGGTCGTGGCCCACGTCGCGAATGGCGTGCCTGACGTGCCGACGGGATTTCCGTTGAGCTTGAGATTTGTCGGCTGGCTCTGGGTTCCGCTGCCGGTGAAACCGATGGTCCCGGTCGAGTTGTTAGGCAACGAATAGCCACCCCACGTGGGATTGGAGGCCGTATGGGTGTTGCCACTCTTCCCGCCATAGACGCCGTCCCACATGGACGCCACG from Luteolibacter arcticus encodes the following:
- a CDS encoding ATP-binding cassette domain-containing protein — protein: MAYLEIRELQTHFKKRAGSIFSPHVETIKAVDGVSLSIEKGEILGLVGESGCGKSTLSRTVMQLLRPTAGSIIMNGEDLAKLPSSEVRKRRLDFQMIFQDPYASLNPRMTIFATLAEAIKQRHPNVGGADLSARVAKLMETVGLDPRFQKKYPHEFSGGQRQRIAIARALAPEPKLVIADEPVSALDVSIQSQILNLLKKLRAELGLTMIFITHDLGVVRYLADRIVVMYKGKIVEEGEAEALFANPQNAYTKKLLAAIPKLAATA
- a CDS encoding Tex family protein gives rise to the protein MSDVPTEAAAQHIATIAKETGISVTSVASTAKLLAEGATVPFISRYRKEATGSLDEVQIQAVRDRMVQLAELDSRRVSIIKSLEERNLLTPELKKKIDAASTMTVLEDIFAPFRPKRVTRATKAKEKGLEPLADWLLANQGAEPADEAAKFVNAEKEVPDANDALAGARDIIAERVADDAALRGRVRRIYEEEATVASKVMYGKDTDAEAAKFRDYFEWSEPFKSIPSHRMLAIRRGEKESFLIMRIEVPLERVSRIAEPEWVTGRGPAADQVKLAVDDGCKRLLMPSMETEMRLAGKKAADETAIRVFADNLRELLLASPLGRKRTLAIDPGFRTGCKTVVLDAQGALLHHTVLYATAGSNNQMYEAAVELAGLLTKYKVEAIAIGNGTAGRETEAFVKKLKLPSGIPVIMVNESGASIYSASDVAREEFPNEDLTVRGAVSIGRRLMDPLAELVKIDAKSIGVGQYQHDVDQRALKTSLDDTVISAVNAVGVELNTASKQLLAYVSGLNASLAENIVAFRTEHGGFSSRDELKKVPRLGEKAFEQAAGFLRIRDSKHPLDGSSVHPERYPLVERMAADVGCEVADLLTNETARKKIDLKQYVSGDVGLPTLQDIFAELSKPGRDPRAQFEHFSFAEGVEKPSDLKAGMKLPGIVTNVAAFGAFVDVGVHQDGLVHVSQLADHFIRDASEVVKVGQRVNVTVMEVDLPRNRISLSMKSKPDMEPRRAPAGGGGGGNDRGPRPDQRRDNRPQQGGGGGGNDWFSQALGQAKKK
- a CDS encoding GNAT family N-acetyltransferase, yielding MKTLARFLIRHASGRDATRIAGIQVRSCQAACQGLVPETKLRELDASRRALEWKDMLGTPCQQTVLVAMRGDRMAGFCTLSQSQDPDASSATAEISSFFVDPLAWGRGAGHELAEEVMDQAKRRGYSRITQWVIGANDRAKRFCESLGFAPDGSEKTEEISGCPVQELRYSKAL